The following DNA comes from Methanosarcina vacuolata Z-761.
CTCAATATCATGCTGGGGCTTAAAACAGGCTATGATATCCTCTTTGCAAAATACTCTGAGGCTCCTGCGATAACGCTTCCTGTTGAGGAATTACCTCAGTTGGCGGATTCAGAAATTGATATTATAGAATGAATTTTCAAAGTTAATTTTTAGAAGTAGTTCTTGGTTTTGTGAGTTAATGCCCTGGAGAAAAATATGCTCAAAAAATCGAAAACATCTGGACAGGGTTTTAAAACCGGGTCTAAATGCCTGAAGATCAGAGCTCATCACCTTTGCTGCATCCAGGGTTTTCAGGGCTATGGGTACAGCCCAATTTTTGTGGCAAATTTAAAGGCCGTAATTTCAGATATTAAGGCTTTTCCTTCAAGACCTCTGGAACTGGTATCTGAATGTGATGTAATCTGTGCGTCCTGTCCAGGCAAAAAGGAATGCACTGCGCAAGAATCAACTATCTCTGGCAGGATAAAGAGTATGGATCTTGCTGTTATGGAGAAATTAAAGATAAAAGAAGGAACAATTATGGAGGCAGATAAAGCCTTCAGTTTAATCAATTCACAGTTGACTAATGCATCAGAAATTAATGAAGTCTGTGGCCCCTGCAAATGGAGACAGAAATGTCTCTGGTACATGCAGGAAGAAAGGTGAACTGCCACCAGGCTAAAGACTTAGCGGCTTCCTTAATTCAGAGATGATCACCGGCATCTCCAAAGGCTTTAATCCGGCTGGTCCGTCCGTACTGAGTCTCGCTCCTTCGCTCGTTTCAGCTTTACGTAGTTACAAGCTAGAATAGAAGGTTTTTCTATGAACCGCGGCCTAAAAAATGAAAATGTTCTGTTTTATAATTATATTTTATATTTCTGTTTTATATTCCTATTTTATATTTTATTCTTTTAATGTTTAATTGAAACTTGTTTCTTGAATATTTTTCCGGACTGTTATTTTAAACCTGCACTGATCTCATAGATTTTTGCAAGAAACTCGACATTCTGAACCGCATTCTGTTCTATTCCCAAATCAGATGGAGAAAAACCAAGAGCAATACCCAGTAGCTGAGAGTAGTGAAGGACAGGGATCGAGTAATCCGTTCCGAATTTTTCATTGACTGCGAGCTGTCCCCTATCAAATTGCAGGTGGCAAAAAGGACATGCATTAACGATACAGTCAACTCCTGCTTGCCGAATACAGGCGAGCTTGTGCTCAAGCATCTCAAGGGATTCGGTATTATGTCCTGAGCGGACTCCCCCTCCGGCTCCGCAGCACATCATCTTGTCGGTATAGTCTACACTTTTTGCACCCGTGGCTTCAACGAGTTCGTCAAAGAAAACCGGAGCCTCCGTTTCTCCGAGATTTCTATCCCTTGAAGGCTTGATAAGGTGGCATCCGTAGTGTAGTGCCACTTTAATGTCAAGCTGGGTTGTGACATACTCCTTGAGTTTCTCAGGCCCAAATTCCTTATATAGATATTCGATTATATGCCTGACCTCGGCAGTGCCTCTGAATTCCATACCGATTTCTTTAAGGCAATTATTCGTGCACGCCTTTAATTCCGGATCTTTTTTCAGTTCTAGATTAGCATCTGCCAGGGAGCCGTAGCAACCATTGCAGACCGTAAGTACATCTCGACCCATCTTTTCAGAAAGAACTATATTCCGGCTGGCAAGGGCAAGCCAGGTTGCTTTATCAAAGGACTTGAAGACTCCTGGAGCAGGACAGCAGGAGGCTCCTGGCAGATCGGATACGTCTATATCAAGCTTTTGCAGGCAGAGCTTAGTTGCTTTTTCAATCCCGGGATAACGGTTGGGTACGATGCATCCAAGAAATAGCGATAGTTTTTCCATATTCTGCCTCCTTATTTTTCAGCCGTTAGCTCGTCAAATTTGCATGCTTTGAGAAGATTCCTTACCTCTTGAAGGGCTTCAGGATACTTCTGGACGGTCTCAGGTATTGGATCAAGACCCAGTTCTTCCCTCTTTTGCTTTGTTTCTTCATCCAGAGGGACTGAATGCCCGAATTCCATGACCATTTCCGAGACCTTCCTGTGCTCTGGAAGCATGAAACCTTCCTTTACTGCAAGTCTCCGGAGCTCAAGGAGAGCATCAGTAATTGGTATCTCGCGCGGGCAGCGCTCCTGGCAGGTATAACAGGTAGTACAGAGCCAGAGGGCGTCATCGGAGAGGACTGATATTCTATTCTTGCGTGCGTCCCGAAGAATTCTTCGTGTATTAAGCCCGGTATGCCGTCCAGAAGGACAACTCCCTGTGCATATGCCACACTGCATGCAGGAAAGTAAGTCAAGACCTGCATCCTTTAACACTTTTGGCAATTCTTCACTCATACAGGTTCACTGTCTGATTTAGTCGGTTCGTCTTTTTAAGAAAAGAAAAGTAAGCAAAATAATTAGATAAAGAGAAAATTCCGCAACTGAAATTGAGTTATAGAGCTTTACGATAAACAGGTTTTTCCTGACAAGCTCTTTGTAATAAGTCCTTTTCCAGATTTTTCACTGATAAGTCCTTTTCCAGATTTTTCACTGATAAGTCCTTTTCCAGATTCTTCACTGATAAGTCCATTTCTTACAGATTTTTCTCATGTTAATTATTAATCTCATAATATTTAACATAAACTAAATTTGTTCGGGTTCAATAACAGGAGTGAAGAATTTGGCTCAAGGCTGACAATTACGAATTTTCGAATCTCTTTTTATTGATTATCCATTAATGAGTTAGTTTTTGCTGACCATTCATTAATGAGTTGTTTACCAATTGTCTGTTACTGATCTTGTTTTAATACCTTCAGGCAGAGGTTCTTGTTTTAGATATTCCTTAAAACCTGTGCCTTTAGATATATTATATTTAGTATTATATAAAAATAAGTTTCCGAAAAAATATTCGTTTTTCCAGACTCAAAATATCTCCGTTTCCAGTCTTTTCCTGCAGATCTTTAGTGCTTTTAGGTTTCATCATGAAAAGTTTATCCCAAGATCTCTAAGTCCGTTGAGTTTTGCAAGATTGATCAGCAGTGGTGTAAGCGATTCCATGATACTTGCCTGTTTGAGAGGACCTCCATCCAGGGGTTTCATGCATCCCATATGCTCTGTAAGATTAATGACCATCTTCTTTGCTTCGACATCATCGCTACACACCAGTGCATGGTGTACAGCTTTGCACTTAACAATATCTCTCAATTTTCCTGCCGGAATGTTGTGGAAAGCTGCAACAACTTTTGTAGAAGCCGGGACATTTTTCTGAATTGCAAGAGCGGCTGAACCTTCCTCTGGAGGCTTATATACAAAAAGATCTCCTTCCTTTACCATCGGGACTACAGGAGTAATAAGAATCTTGTCTTCAAGCGCCTCACGAATCTCATGCAGCAAAGGCAAAACGTGGCCAAACCGAATAGTAAGAATTATTACTTCGGCTGCCTGCGCAGCTTCATGGTTACTGTTTCCTGTAATAGTTATCTTAGACGTATCAAACCCGCAGTTTTCAAGTTCGGAAATGGCTTCTTTTGCGGCTTCATTGGCAGTTTCCTTGGATCTGGACCCTATAATTACTTCATTCTTTACGCCTTCAGCCATAAGGTTTTGAAGGGCCAGTCTGAGCACCATACCTTCTCCTATATTGCCAGTTCCTCCTAATACAGCTATTTTTAACTTTTCAGAACTCAATTTGAAAAAACCTCCAGTTTGCTATATTTTCCATAAAATATATCGGAAAGTAATGTACCTTTTGTCTTTGTTTATGAAATTAAGATCGCTAATTAAATATATTATGGATAGCGACTCCAAATTTCTATAATTACTTTCATTAATCTGAATATTTATCTAAGACTATAAAACTAAACTCTTTTATTAATTTCGCTTTTCTCATTTAGTATTTCTTTTAATAATTCAACACCCTAAACACACTCTGGAAAGACATTGCAAAGATTTAGAGATATACATCGCTTATATTTTGCTTGAATTTTTATTCAAGCAGTAAAACTCCAACACATATAGTTTTCTCAGGTTTGCAGAACTCAAGTACAAGTCCTGCTTTTTCCATTGCCTTCTGGAGGTTTATTCCTACAGCTTCAGGTGCAAACCGCCTCAACTCTGGCTTTATACATTCCTTAAGATTACAGATATCACATTCGTTGCAGGAACCGGGCCTCAGAAGATGCGCAAAAGTAAAGCCTTCCCTGAAAGCTTCATGTTCAAGCTCTAACATTTTATGGAAGGAGTCCTTACGAATTTCTCCCCAGGCCTCAAGGATATCCGACACCTGTGAAGTATCGCGTTCATCGATAAGTAGAAGCGCACTATTGTATTCTCCTATGATTTTTCTAAACTCTTCAACCGATATAACATTAGGTGGACAGCTCAGTCTCTTTCCATAACCTCTGCAACCGTAAGCGCATTTTAGAGCAATCCTGTTTTCAACCGGAATGTCTTCTGAATCCACAAGGTAAGCCTTGAGCCCCAACCCTGAAGCCTTTTCAACAAGATCGTCGAATTTTCCTAACATGACAACCTCCTTTCAAAAAAAACCTATTGTTTTTAATTCTTGTTTCTTCTTAATTTGTTTTCTTTCCAATTATTTTTTTATTTTTGGGAAAAACGAATTAAGCTCTTACTAGCCCTAAACTAGCCCTAAACTAGCTCTAAAGTTAACTAACCCTAAAGTTAACTAGCTTTGAAGTTAACTAGCCCTAAAGTTACTTTTTATCTTTTAAGAAATCACTGCAAGAGAGATATTTTTTAAAAAACTACTGAAAGAAATATAGTTTTGTTATGAAAAACAAAAATTATTACATATATTTACTATCTATATCTGCTCATAAATTCTTACCATATTCACTACTAAGTGACATCTCTTAATTGATAACAGATAATTAGTAAAGGAATCTACATGATTAAAAAAGTACCTTTAACCGAATTGAAAAACCGGATGAGAAATTTTAGAAAACGGATGGATATCTCAAATCCTCAATGGGAGATAGCTGTTATCTTCAGCAAGATAAATCTATATTATTTTACAGGTACGATGCAAGATGGAATGCTGATTATCCCTAAGCACGGAGAAGCAACTTTCTGGGTACGCCGCAGCTATGAAAGAGCCCTAGATGAATCTTTATTTCCAAATATAGAACCTATGAACAGTTTTCGTGATGCTACAAAAAGTATAAGTGGACTTCCGAACACGGTATACCTTGAAACCGAAGTTGTTCCTCTAGCTTTGTACCAGAGATTTCAAAAATACTTCCCTTTTAAGAATGTCAAATCTGCTGACTCTCAAATTTGCGCTGTCAGAGCAGTAAAAAGCGAATATGAACTCTCGCTAACAAGAGAAGCTGGCAAGATTCATCAGCATGTGCTGGAAGATCTTGTGCCCGAAATGCTGCATGAAGGAATGAGTGAAGTAGACCTGTCAACCGAACTATTTTCAGTTATGGTCGAAGAAGGCCATCATGGATTATGCCGCTTTGGGATGTTTGATACCGAGATGTTCCTGGGAAATGTGTGTTTTGGTGAGAGCTCGATTTATCCTTCTTACTTTAACGGGCCTGGCGGAAATTACGGGATGAGCCCTGCGGTTCCCCTGATAGGAAGCCGTGATAGAAAACTGAAAAAAGGAGATCTGGTATTCATTGATATCGGATGTGGAATTGAAGGTTATAACACGGATAAAACAACAACATACATGTTTGGTTCTTCGCTTCCACAATATGCAATCGATGCCCATAATAAATGCGTGGCAATACAGAACGAGGCTGCTTCAATGTTAAAACCAGGAGCCATACCTTCAGAAATATACAATACCATAATGAGCAATCTAGATTCGGAATTTCTACAGAATTTTATGGGCTTTGGTAACCGTAAAGTAAGATTTCTCGGGCACGGCGTCGGACTGCTAATCGATGAACTGCCTGTAATTGCAGAAGGCTTTGACGAGCCCCTTCAGGAAGGAATGGTATTTGCCCTCGAACCTAAAAAAGGAATCGAAAACATTGGAATGGTCGGAATTGAAAACACCTTTATAGTGACTGCCAAAGGTGGAGAATGCATTACCGGTGACAACCCGGGATTGATTCCTGTATATTGATCACTAAAATACTGTATAAACCCAAAGTCTAATCGATTCATAGAAAACTGACATTAAGATGAAGCTGTTCGAAGATTATATTTTGAGCCATTTCAACAACTCCGACTCCACATCCGGGTTTACAATATATTTTGTAAACTTGCCTTCTACTTCGGAGGAAATGATCTCATCTTCCCTTAATTTTTTTATATGCCAGTGAGTAGTGCTTTTGTCTAAATTCAGCTTTTCTGAAATTTCCTGATTTGTAATCTCAGGATTTTCCAGAATATTAAGGAGTATTTGTTTTCTTGTACTGCCTTTAAGATGTGAGATTATTGTTTTATCGTTGCTTGTGAAAACATTGGAATTTTGAAAGACTCTTGTGAACTTTCCTTCCTTCTTAAAAGTCAGCTCCTCTTCGGATTTGAGTGTTCTGATCTGATACCTTATAGATCCCAGACTAATTTTCAGGTTTCTTGAAATTTCAGACGGCGTACACCCTGGCTTCATCAGCACATAATTAATAATTCTCTTTTGAATAACATTTTTACTCAGGCTCCTTACCTGACCAATAATTATAGGAACCAGTTTAAAAAGAGAAACAAAAGCAGCCAAATATCCGATTATGTAAGCGATTTTAAATGACAAAGGAAATTCCCAGAATGAGTACGTCACATCAGCACCGCTCATATCAACAGCAGTACCCAATTTGTCGAGCTCTTCTTCGGGTGGGCAGGGACCAACTGTATATCCTCCGGTATCTGCACTGGTTATACCCAGGATACTCAGGAAAAAGATACTCAGGAAAAGAATAAAAAATAAGCTCTTCTTCCACATAATTGGTCCATAATTTGATTAATTTGTTTGTAATCCATTGGTCATCGGTTAAGGAATTTTCTTGCCAAAAAGCTATCGATTTTGCACTAAATGGCCTTAAATTTTGGCCTGTTTACATGAAATCGACACCTGTTCCATCTCATAAGTTATTAAAAAATTTGAGAAATGTTGAAGACATTGGCGCAATTTGTTACGATTCATCACCTAACCGAAGACGCATGGTTTGTAATCAAATTGTGTAAGTTTGTAATCAGATTGTGTAACCTTCTGTTCCGGTTACCCTGTATCCATATACTTCATACTTCCAGGTCCCTGATTCAATTCCGTTTGAGTTTTGAATATTCAGGCGAATTCTCCCGTTAACTGCGCCATCAGCGCTGTCATAGTAGGGACCTAGCACTGAGCCGCTAGGAGTGTATATCTTAAGCCGAAGAGAATCCGTCGAATCGCCCCAATTAAGATCAACAACAAGAAGAGTAAGACCAGTACCTACATATTTCCCATGTAGATTTGTCTCTCCCTGGCGGATGGTATCATAAACTGTCAAAATACCTGCATCTGTGTCAATGAGTCCAACTTCAGTATTACTTGAAGGTACTACGATATAGCTGCTTGAAGTTTCCGCGTTTTCCACATTTTCAGATGCCGTCGCTGTAGTAACAGATAAAAAAAGTAGGGTTATCAATGTAATAAATAATATCTTTCTTGACATGTTCAACCTCCTGATAACACGTATCAAAAGAGTTTACTTAAATTTTATGGATAGATAATCCAACGATCTAGCCAATAACTTTATAAATCTATAAAAAACTTAAATTTAGATATGAATATTCGTTCAGTTGGATGATTTGGTCACAAATTAGTTATAAAAGTAAGTTTCTAGAAAAGAATGAACATTAAAAAGATGTTTAGTAGAGTTCAAATTCTCTCTGGAAAGTCTATTTGAACCCCACCTTTGCCCGGAGGCAAGGATAGGATAGTTTTACGAATATTTAAGGCTTTTTTGATCCTGCCTCCTGGAAAATGAACAGGAGTGAAATAAATGATGAGCCTATCCCAAAACCTACTTAATTCTAAATAACCATGAGTTTTCAGGATCATTTTAGTGATTAGGTCTTCAACTGACTGTACCAGATACGAAATTCAAAAATCAAAAATTCAAAAATCAAATTTTGAATTTCAGGATAGGCTCCGTTTTAACCTGATCTCGCCTTTATTTTTATTCATCTTTAGAATCTTTTAGATTCAATAATTTTCTTTTTATCCGCTTCCCATAAAACGCAATAACAGTCAAACTTACAAATATACCTGAGATGAAGATAAGAGGATTTTTACGATCAGCAACCGAGTTCTCTATGTCAATGTTTTCTATAGAATACTTGGTAAATTCAAAAGTTTCATTCTTCATATCTAGGACTTTACTTTCATTTTCTGACCATATTTTTAGGTTATGACTTCCTGGAGTAAGAATCAAAAGATTCCCTGGATACAGAGGCCCAAAATCATCCAGATAAAAATAAAGAGTCCTGTTTGAGTCCACAAAATTTTTTGAGTACCCAATTATATAATTACCACAGTATTTTTCTTCCTGACCTGGAGTCTCAAAACTTCTGTTTTGCTTTTCCTCATTTACAGTGTTTATGCTATCAGAGCCTCTGTTTCCATAAAAGTCGGTTGCAAGAACTTTGATAGTATGTTTTCCTTCAGGAAGTGAAAAATTCCTGCCTGATTGGAGATTTCCCATGCTCTGGTTGTCAAAGAATATGTCAATAGTAGCCTCTGGGTCAGATACATTATAGAAGAGTTCAAATGAGGCTCCAGAGGCCTCAGAATTGGAAATATTAACAAATGGAGCCTGATTCTCGTCAGGACTAGCCAGATAGATGAGACTTTTGGCAATCAGAAAACTTGCATTCCTGACAACCGAAAAATCGATATTGTCAACTGTATCACTTAACTTGTGGAAGTTTCGGTCGTTGTGATGGCAAATGGCTACTGCAGGGATATCGCTTTCCCAGAAGATTTCATGATCTCCTCCGATTAAAGGATGAATAAAGTTTGAATAATCCGGAACTAAGGACTGAATTCTGATTCCTGAGTTTTTTGCTTCGTTTTCAAAAATAGTTTTAAGCCAGGTATGCTGGGGAAGGTAGTCTACGTAGAGAGGCTCATTTCCTATAGAATCCACATTAATAACTGCAACGATATCATTTTTCAACTCAGGATGGGCTTCAACCCATGCCTGGCTGCCAAGAAGATTGTATTCTTCCCCGGAAAAGGCAATGAAATATATTGTTCTGTCAAATGACTCATTCTGTAAGACCCTTGCAAGTTCAAGCATGCAGGCCACCCCTCCTGCATTATCATCCGCTCCGGTTCCGTTGGCCGATTCACAAACATAGGTGTCGGACCAGACTGGCCAGAGATAGGGCTTTCTGATCTCAGAATAAAAAATATCCTTCAAACCTGATTCTGGAGGTACAATTATTCTTGAATCATAATGCGCGGTTATGAGAATAATCTCGTCTTTAAGAGCTTTTCCCTCTTTAATCCCCACTACGTTTGTGCCGCTTACATTCCAGTAATTAAAGTCCCGTGTACGTACTCTCGCGGAAAAATTGTCCAGAGAAACCTGCAGGCCTGCTTTTTCCATTTCATCTTTTATAAATAGGGAAGCTTCAGCAGCGTTTTTACTTCCAATTTTTCGTTCTCCAAAAGAAGATATAATTCGAGTTGACTTTTCAAGTTTGGTTTGAGAAACATCAAAAGGTATAGATGTGTTGTTATATTGTATATTGGAATCAAAACTGTAGGCTGCCAGAGCGTCTACATTCTTTTTAGATAGTCCACTTTCAATATCAAACGATGGTGTTGCGATATAGTTACTTGATATTTCTCTTTTGTCTATATTCTCAGTTGTTGCTGCTGTGGTGGAAGATAGAAAAAGCAAAGTTGTCAATATAATAATAAGCATCCTGCTTGACATTTCAACTCTCCTGTTAACACGTATCAAAAGAGTTTACTTAACTTTTATGGCTAAACCGTCCAACTATCGAATTAATAGCTTTGTAAATCGTAAAACAATCTAAGTTTAGATTTAATTATATCTTCAATTGGACGATTTGGTCACAAATTAATTATAAAAGTAAATTCTTAGAAAAATATGAACATTAAAATTAATGTTTGGTGGAGCTCAAATTATCTCTGGAAGGTTTATTCGAACTCCACATTGCCCGGAGGCAGGAATAATATTAGTTTTAAGGGTATTTAATACTTGTTTGATTCTGCCTTCTAGGAAAACAACTAGAGGTTAGACAAATGATTATGAAAAAAATTTTAGTAGGTGTAATATTTTTAGCAACGTTGATCGCTGGTTTAGCTTTTTTGCCTGCTGTGAATGCACAGGAAGAATCATCAAATGGAACTGACACATCAAATGTAGTCAGTGCGGAACAAGCTGAGAAAGTTGCGTCTTATTCTATAAAAGAGATTTCCGAATCTATCGTAAATTTCTCGGAATGGAAAAATGCAACTGTGAAACTATCCACGGTTTATTACGATCTTGAGGGCAAAAAGTCTGCTTATTCGTTTAACGTCATCGAAAATGAGAAACAAATAGGATCTATTTTCATTTCAGCGACGAAAGATAACTGTCCAGTTCTGGAATTTTCAAAAGGCAAGATCCCTAATGAAATACCAGAATTTACAACTCGCTCAAAACTACTGGTAGAAGAACGTGCTAACAAGATAAAGTCAGAAAGTAATAATAAAGAAGAATTGACTATTGGAAAAATGAAACCTCTTTATTTAGGCCCAACATTTTACTACGCTGAGTATACCTTAACCGATAAAAAAGGTAAAGCCAAAGAAAAAGTAATAGTGGACTTGCCATTTTCAACTATAGTAGACTTTAATGAGCCAAATGTAAATGTTCCAGATGAGAAAAAACACTATTTTAACAGTACATATTTACAACATCAACATGAAATAAGAAAGCAAGACTCAAACACACAATGGATTACCCTCGAAAAAGAAATGATTGATCCCTCAAGTTATTCTACGTCTTCCAGTTCAAAATCGATCAGAGGTGTGCCTAAGTATAAGTGGTACTACGGTTGTTCTCCAACTGCGTCTGGGATGGTATTAGGGTATTGGGCCAGCCATGGATATTCTTACTTGGTAACGGGATATGACCTAGTAAGGGAATTAGCATCTGCGATGGGTACAGATTGGCCAGGAAGTGGAGCAACTTGGCCGTATAAAATTGATGACGGCATAGAGAAGGTTTGCAATAACCATGGATATAATAACTTTGATGCGTCCAATGATATCTATGTTTCATGGAATGAGGTAAAAGCCGAAGTAAATGCGAATAAACCTTTCGTGCTCAGCATGCTAAATGGTGGGACAGGTAATGGTTACACTCAGCCATATGGCGAGCATAGTGTAACCTGCATAGGATATTATGATGGAAATCAAGATTACGTATACTTACATGATACATGGGATACAAGTAATGTACACTACTTAGCGTTTGGGAGCTGGACAGGAGCTATGGCAACATGGGTGAGACCTTAATCACCCATTATATTTTCTTTAATTGGGGCAGGCGAATGTTTTACAAGAAACTGAATATAAAGATAGCCCTTTTAGTGTTTTTGATAATTGCTCTCCTTGGAGTATGGCTTATTTTCGACGTTATTCCAATTGGCCCAGGACTGCCTCCCTCAGAGGGTATGCCAGGATGGTATATTCCAGGAGCCTGGCAAGGGAATGAACAGGGCTGCACATCACTTTTTCCAAAGATTTCCCCTTACTGTAATGCAGGAAACTACTCTCAAGAAGAATTAATAAATGTTTGGTACTTTAACGATGAATCTGAATTCTTAAAAGGAGAAGATACACTTTATCGTTATCTGGAAGAAAACGGTAATGTGTTCTATCAGGAACTGAATGTTAGTGAAGAACTTCAAGAAGTAATTGAAAGGCGTGAAACTGAAAACGTCTGGGGCCCCATTTATAGTCCTCACTCTTTTAATGCAACAGGGTATAAGAGTCCAGAAACTTCAGGATACTTTCTAGTGTACGAGAAACCTTTCCTTAAAGGGAGAGATGATTATTTCATAGTTTATTATGGAGTCAGGAACACAACGAATCTAACTAAAGAAGCACCAAAACTAAAGAAATTAATTGCTGAGTCTTATTATATGGCTAATGGAGAAGGGAAAGTTGATAGCTTAAAGCCAGGGAATAAAAAAGAAAAGGACAATATTTTATTTTCATGGTTTTAACAAAGGATGAATTTCGAAAAATAGACTCGATGAACCGTTGCCTTATGGTGACGCTAGCGGTATATTCTTGGAATGTGATATCGTGAAGACCGGAAATTAATAGATTAATTGCCAAAAGTGGAGGCCAGGGTTTTAAACTTATAAAAATTTTCTTTTATTAAAAGACGCATTTTTTAATTATTGGAATAAGCTTTTAACTTTTGGGCAGGAAGTCCTCATTTTTCATCTCCAAAGGAATTTAGGTTCCAACCTGGGTTCTAGTTCATGGATATGATTAAAAGACATGACCGTAAAAGTTAGATAAATAAAGTTTTTGTTTTTTAAACGATATACAGACCTCATTTTTCTCGGATTTAAAGCCCTTCGAATTTAGAGACCTCTTTTTATCCTCTTTCCACAAAATGCAAAAAAACCAAACTTACAAATACACCTGAGATGAAGATAAGAGAATTTTTATGATCAGCAATCGGGTTATCTACCTGAATTTGTTCCATGGAATATTTTATAAAATCAGAAATTTCATTCTCCATAAACACAGTTCCGTTTTCATTTTCTGACCATATTTTTAGGTTATGACTTCCTGGAGTAAGAATCAAAAGATTCCCTGGATACAGAGGCCCAAAATTATCCAGATAA
Coding sequences within:
- a CDS encoding C39 family peptidase, with protein sequence MIMKKILVGVIFLATLIAGLAFLPAVNAQEESSNGTDTSNVVSAEQAEKVASYSIKEISESIVNFSEWKNATVKLSTVYYDLEGKKSAYSFNVIENEKQIGSIFISATKDNCPVLEFSKGKIPNEIPEFTTRSKLLVEERANKIKSESNNKEELTIGKMKPLYLGPTFYYAEYTLTDKKGKAKEKVIVDLPFSTIVDFNEPNVNVPDEKKHYFNSTYLQHQHEIRKQDSNTQWITLEKEMIDPSSYSTSSSSKSIRGVPKYKWYYGCSPTASGMVLGYWASHGYSYLVTGYDLVRELASAMGTDWPGSGATWPYKIDDGIEKVCNNHGYNNFDASNDIYVSWNEVKAEVNANKPFVLSMLNGGTGNGYTQPYGEHSVTCIGYYDGNQDYVYLHDTWDTSNVHYLAFGSWTGAMATWVRP